The genomic window TGTATTGACGAACGCAATCACTGACTAATCTGTTGATCACCCATAGTCCAATAAGCAATTTTAGATTTTAAATTTTGGATTGGAGGATTCAAAATTTAAACCTGGTTTAAGAGCAACTAGTTTCAACTAGGGAAAAATCCTAAATCCCAAATTCCTTTCCCAATACCCTACCTTTAGGTTAGCGGTTAATCTAAAATCTCAAATCCAAAATCCAAAATTGATTGACTCTTAACTGGAGAATTGAATAATGCTAGAAAATCGTGACTATACCTTAATTATTGACAAAAGCGGCAGTATGGCAACCCAAGATCAAAAGGGTGGTAGAAGCCGATGGGTTGCAGCACAGGAATCTACTTTAGCTTTAGCTAGTAAGTGTGAGCAATTTGACCCAGATGGCATCACAATCTATGTATTTTCTGGTAAATTTAAGCGATACGAAAATGTGACATCCAACATAGTAGCGCAAATTTTTAGAGAAAATGATCCCTCTGGTACAACTGACTTAGCAGGTGTGTTAAAACATGCAACTGATGATTACTTACAACGCAAAGCCGCCGGTCAAACAAAGCCAAATGGTGAAACAATTTTAGTGGTTACTGATGGTGAACCGGACGATCGCAAAGCAGTCATGAAAGTGATTATTGAAGCTTCTCGCCGCATCGATCGAGATGAAGAATTAGCAATTTCCTTCATTCAAGTCGGCACAGATCCCCAAGCTACCCGCTTTCTCAAAGTCTTAGACGATGAACTCCAAAGTGCTGGAGCTAAGTTTGATATCTGTGACACAATTACTATGGAAGATATGGAAGATTTGAGTCTATCGGAAGTGCTGCTCAATGCCATTAATGACTAGCTATATTATTTATTAGGAATTGCAAAAATGGATTCCATTGATAAGCTGTTAGCTCAACTCCAAACTGAATACAAAGAAGTACAACCTGAACAGCAGCAGTCAAAATCAGCCACAGCCAAATCCTTTATTCCACCAGCGCCAAAGTCGGCATCTTTCATCGATAACCTTTTGGCAGAAGTTCAGGCTGATTTTGCTCAACAGGATGCTGCTATTGAGTTAAAAAGACAGCAAGAATTAGAACAGGAAAGGGTTCGACAAGAACAACTCAAAGCCAAACAACTAGAGGCTTTGAAAGTGCAAGCAAAAGAATGGTTAGCCAAAGTAGATCCACTTTCGTCCGAAGGACTTTGGTTTGAAAGGTTTGCTGAAAGTTATTCCTCAAAATTAGAGGCAGCGATTGAATATTTACGTAACAATGAATAAACAATTCAATATTGATGGTGATTTGTTTGAGCTGAATGTTGAATAGCCCATTCATGCATAGCATAGAGAATTGGTTGCAAAGTTTCTCCTAAAGGCGTCAGTGAATATTCCACCTTAGGCGGAATTTGAGCATACACTTCTCGATGAACAATGCCGTCTTCCTCCATTTCTCTGAGTTGTTGGGTTAGCATCTTTTGCGTAACTCCAGGTAAAGCTCGTTGCAACTCACCAAATCGTTTGACGCCAGTCATTAATTCTCTAATAATCAAAACTTTCCAGCGTCCGCCAATCACCTTTAGGGTAGTTTCTACTTCACAAGTCAGCCTGCGATGGTTTTCTGCTTCAGCTTTCATAGTTTTTTTGTAGGAAGAACCTGACTCAGGTTTACTGGGTAGTACCGCTAGTTATCTGATTATTGCTTGTTTTAGGTCTTCCATAACTAGTGTTTGCTGATTTTTCTTAATTTCTTTAAGAATACTCAAGAACCTCAATTAATTCAAAATCCGAATAGGCAATTCAACCTCAGCATTGAACGAAACATCTGCCTGTTGAGCCATATTTACCGCTTTGATTCGCGCTTCTATAATTTGACCTATCTCACGCCCCAAGCTTGGTTGACGTTCAATCATTAGATTTACAGCATCTGAGTAGATAACAAGAAGTTGCAAATCGTCAACAGCGGTGATTGATACCGGACTCGCTTCCCCAGTAATTTAGTCTAGTTGTTGGAGCGGTCGATTGTTTAATAGACCTTTTGCAAAAGTCCTAATTTTTGAGATATTCTTTGCGCCTAATCTACGAGAAGCCACTTTGTGTCTATGCGTGAGACAAAAAAATATTTATGCAAGATATCTAGATATTTCTGCCAATTGTAACTTCAGCGATCGCTAAGTGAAGATTTATATCGTGAGCCATTAGGCATAATCGCACCTTCCAGGAAAGCATTACTCAGTTCAGAGTCGCTGACTTTAGCATTCTTGAGATTAGCACCAGTTAGATAAGCTCCTTCCAAATTAGCACCACTCAAACTAGTATCTCTCAAATCTGCACCACTCAGATTGGTATGACTCAAATCTGCACAAATCAAATTAGCGCCACTCAAATTTGCACTACTAAGATTAGCCTGATTCAATCGAGAAAAACCCAGTTTTGCATAACTTAAATTTGCACCACTAAGTTTAATCTGACTGAGATTAGCATTATCTAAATTGGCATAGCTGAGATTGGCATTAGTAAAATCGCTTTCCATTAAATTAGCTTTACTGAGATTGGCATGGGAGAGATTAATATCTACTAACTCCGCACCAGGAGCATCCAAACCTCTTAAAGAAACACCATCCTTATTCAAATCTTGCAGTGCCAAAATTCTGGCATAACTAACTTTCACATCGTGTGCTGCATCAATCGTACTCCAGGCTTGATAATGAAATTGTTTTCTGCGATCTGGAGCTTCCTTAATGAATAGAACTAGCGCCACCACCAAACTGATAGAATCAGCAGCACCCAAAGCCTTTGCCAGCGGCGAATTATCATCGACAGTTACAACAACTACAGTAAAAATGACTACTGAAACTATACAGACTAACCATGTTGGTGCTATCCAGAAAGTATCAATAAGTTTCTTGGGAATTTGTTTGAGGACTTCACTTAATGGCTGTTCTGATATTTTTGTCTGAAATTGCTGATAATTAACGATAAAATCATTGATAATTTCTTTTAAAACTTCACCATCTAACTGAATTGATATCAGAGATTTTTTCTCTGGTTCTGCTGTGGATTGAAATAGCTGATATTCTTTTTGTATTTTGGTTTTTAATGTTGCAGATTTTACTAAAGTTTCAGTTGTTTTTTCAGCTTGAACAGGTTTTGGTGAAGATTCTTCTCCCGCGCCTTTTAACATCAACGCAGTAATAGCTCTAAGAGCATCTAGCCAAGCTTTTTTGACTTCAGGAGTCCAATATTGTTGGAGATATTGCTCCAACGTTACCAGTAGTGCTTCTACAACTAGTCCATAATATTTGGGAATAGCTCCATAGCCGACGTGTCTAGCTCCTAGAGCCTTGAGAACTGGTTCTAAAGCTTCTGGGTTACGGAGATTTTCTACTACCAAAACCAGAGAGCTTAATAGTTTTTTCTTTTGGTTTTTCATATCTGTTTTAGTAAACAGTGGTTTCATTTCTGGGTGAGCTTGAAAAAGATTATCGTAGAAACTGGCTGCAAATTCATCAGCGCGTGGTTTAACTTTTTCAAAGCTTTGCTCTAAAACTTCAACATTTAAAGACATACTTTTTCTTTTACAAACTCAAATTTTCTAATTCCTGCCATAAAGTAGCCATAAAATCATTAGCATTCTTAATACCCAGATTTTCCAGTGCTTTCCACTCTTCAGTAGTGTAATCTAAATCTTGTCCCATAATGTCTTGAGTCCAATAAGGTAACTTAGATGGATTTTCTATTAAGTCATAAGTCATTTCCAATATTTTTGTTCCTGGAGTATTTTTCCCAGCCTTTGTAGTCAGGCAAAAAGCCAGTAATTTAGCTAGATTGCTTTCCGGTGGAATAGATATCAGGAAAGCCATATTTTGTGCTAATATAAACTTTTCTAGTTTCATATTTATTTTTTCTTAATTTACAAACACTTTCACAGAGGCTTTTTGTTCTAGATTTAGCAAGTAAAAATGTACCTTTTCCAAATTTATATTAGAAGAATGATGTTGATTGCGGTACAAAATACTTTTCATGATAAAATAAAAACTTTTTTTAAATCCCATCGTGAATGGGATTTAAAAAGTCTTTCTCAGCTAAATCTGCTGAGAGAGCAATAATTAATTATCTTTCTACCGGGGATGCAGCAGCAGAGACAACGTTAAGGTTAGCAACCAAGCCATAGGTTGATACATACTCTTCTAACTCTTGCAAATCAACCGTGCCATTTTTATCGGAGTCAAGAGTGGCGAAAAGATAATCAGTTACGTACCTCCTGACATCTTCAGAGCTACGTTCGCCTGTTGTCATATCTTCTATTCGACCTAAAAGCTCCATAATCTCGTGTTTATCGAGTGCATTGCTGCCATCTGTATCCAATTGCTGGAAAAGTTTTCTCACATCTTCTGTTGCCATTCTCGAAGAACGCAGTGTTTCTCGCAATAATTCATTACCAAATGAATTCATAAACAATATCTGCTCGACGAGTGGTATGCAGAAGAATCCCAGCGCTGCCCAAAAAATTGCATATCTTACAGCTTCCGGATTTGCAGTTGCACTAACTCCGAGGAAAAGAGCAGCCCAAAGGAAAAAGTTGGGATTAACAAGCAGGATATAAGCATCCCTAGCTTCTGCTTTGATCAGCTTGTCTTTTGTAAACACTGAAGTTAAGACGGCAAAGACGCGGATTAAGATAAAGACTAATGTTGCTACTGCCAATTGTTGCAGACAAGCTAAAGAGCGGTTCGCATCCGTTGAGAAAAATAAATCACTGAAAAATGTTGATGGAGTAAACTGAAACCCAGTTGCCAAAGCCATTAATGCGACAGCAAGCACTCCAATAAATTTCCAGTTCTTACTATGGTGATTTGATTCAACAGGAGATTTGTCACGCCACACTTGGGCTAAAGCTCCCGGTATTGCCAAACCAACAATTAGAATCACACCGAAAAATATCAGGCTTGAACTGTTAATTGGTAATTGTTTTGCCAAGCCAAATGTCACAATCAATGCAGCTGGAGCGATGATTGATAACGTCCTTGATAAGATAGCCGAGGGATAAAGATTACCGCCCCAGAGTACTGATAAAACTGGGGAAGTAAGGGCCGGTGGAACCATCCAAAAAAGCACCCACATAACTTTGTACAAATCTCCCGGATTTTGATACAAGATTCCAGAAAATATTAAAAGTAGCCCAACTACCCATCTCACCAACATCCAGGCGTAGACTATATACTTCACTGTTGGAGTTACTTTGCGTTTACTCGCTGCAAAGTCAATGTCCAGGTAAGTATAAAACGTTGAAGCCGCCAGACAGGCAACGATGATCGCTCGAAATAGTTCTGAGGGAATTCCGACTGAGGAGGCGCTAATTGCCCTTACCAAGCATCCCAGTAAGAAAGCAGCGGCATAGAGCAAAATTGCCCACATAATTGACAGATCGTTGATCTGTTTACGCACTGAAGCTGCACCGCCGGATTCCTTATCGCGAAACTTGACTAGCTCCTCACCACTGAGAGCTTTACCATTAGGGAGTTTCAGGTGTTCATAAGCAGTCGGTGGTAAATCACTTAAATAAAGTGCTAAAGGCTCCAATACATATTGGTGGCACACTACTAAAACAGTTTCACCCCGTTCCAAGTGCGGTACAATTCGCTCCTCATAGAAAGAAGCAGCGCGTCCGTAAACTTGGGCAATCTTTTCACCAGCCGGAGGTGCTTCGTTATGGGAATGCAACATTTCCTCAAAGCCTTCGTAGCCAAGGGCAAGACGAAGTAGATTTAGGTTACGACCGGCAAAAATGCCAAAGGATTTCTCGCTAATCCGATGGTCGATTTCAACAGGAATATCGGGCGACTTCAGCGCCTGACTTTCAGCAAGGGCGATTTCACAAGTTTGCCGCGCCCGTCTCATGTGAGATACGTATACTGCATCAAACTTCACACCTTTTTTCTTAATGTCAACACCTGCACGACGTGCCTGCAACCTACCAAATGCGGTGAGGTCAACATCCAGGACTCCTGCAAAAATGTTACGTTCGTTGCTGGTACTTTCACCATGCCGAATAAAATAGGCACGTCCTGGATAATCATCCTTCTTTTGTGCAACAGACGCGCTGGTAGAGTTATTAGTTTTTATCACAATTGTTAATAGTTTGAAGCCTGGCTATGTTAACCCTCTTCCATTACTCTCACCAACTAAAAATCGAAGCTAACTTTTAAACCTCATATTAGGAAGAAAGTTGAAGCCTTGATTTTCTAACATAATGCTATTAATCATGATTTTTTGGTCAAAAGTCTTGTGAAATAAGACTTTTAATTTTATTTTATGATGAGAGGATAAAGGGTATAAAAGTACAATAAGGCTAAGTCACAAATTTTTCAATGGCTTTTTCACTGAATTTTTTACCAGTTTAGTAAAGATTTAATGATTTTTTAAAATTATGGAAACACTTACTAGTACTAGTACAGGTTGGCGTGAATAAACAGACTATATTGGTGGAAGAATAAATCGTCAGGTTAAAAACTACTTGGGGATAGTGTGTCAAGGAAAGAAGTGGGGAATTAATTTGAAGAAGGCAAGAGGTAGACCTCCTGCCTTTTAAGCTAGATGTTAAATGTTTTCAATTTTTTTCACATTAGATACTCAAGGATATCTATAATTACGTAGCTACCAACTCAGAATCGATTTCCGATGGCGCACTATCCTGGACTAGCGATCGCGTTTCACCATTGCGCTGGAGGATACCGCCAACCATTGCCAACAAGGCGTTTACCTTGCGGGTTCGCCACATATCTACGAGTTTTTGCACTTCAGTTGCAGACATCCGTCGCATCATCGCTTCGTAGAGATAAGCAGCATGTCCAGTTTCATCTTGGGCAATATTTAGCATTCCTAACTTTAAGTTACGAGCGGTTGGCTCGTTATCAGGTAATACTTTCGCCATTCGCGCAAAGTCTTTACTAGCATCTAACTCCAGAATGTATGTGCTAGCCATAAACACATCCCAATCAATCACAGCAGGTTTGAGCTGTTCTTGAGGGTAGCCCTCAAAGAATGCTGCGAAAAAGGGACTACGCTGTTGTGATTTGTTTGTCGATGGAGTTTGGGGTTGACGCTTGAAATCTATAACTTGTTTATCCAACTGTTGTAAGGCGTGGGCAAAAATTTTACCATGCCTAGTTTCATCTGATGCATGTTTTGCTAGTTTTTCCGCTAACCATGTATCGCCTTCAGCTGCTGCGCGATCGCTAAGTGCAGTTAAAAACGGCACAGAGCCAGATTCCGCCAACTGAAACCCCGCAAGGATGTTGGGGCGGGTTTTCAAATCACGAATTTGAGCAGCAGAGTAATAGGCAAAGACACCTGAACCAGCTAGATGCAGAATGTGAGTCAAGAAGTTCATCAGGAATTCCCGCTGACAATTGGAAGGTTACAATTCTTATACTAATCCGCATTTTCTATTCGGTTGCTGCCAAAGGGTCTTACCATTTGGGATTTTGAATTGCCTACAGTTAACAAATATATCTTTGCATTTTGCTAATATCATCCCACAGAGGTAATGCAGGTAAGTTTGAATGGATAAATTAACTAAACCAGTGCGATTTTGGCTTTGTGCAACTATCATGATTTTGGGTTTGATCGGCTGCGATCGCTTTGTCAGTACTTCTGGAGAACCAGTTGAGCGAGTCAGTGATGGGGATACTATAGTAGT from Nostoc sp. UHCC 0926 includes these protein-coding regions:
- a CDS encoding vWA domain-containing protein, yielding MLENRDYTLIIDKSGSMATQDQKGGRSRWVAAQESTLALASKCEQFDPDGITIYVFSGKFKRYENVTSNIVAQIFRENDPSGTTDLAGVLKHATDDYLQRKAAGQTKPNGETILVVTDGEPDDRKAVMKVIIEASRRIDRDEELAISFIQVGTDPQATRFLKVLDDELQSAGAKFDICDTITMEDMEDLSLSEVLLNAIND
- a CDS encoding histidine phosphatase family protein, whose protein sequence is MIKTNNSTSASVAQKKDDYPGRAYFIRHGESTSNERNIFAGVLDVDLTAFGRLQARRAGVDIKKKGVKFDAVYVSHMRRARQTCEIALAESQALKSPDIPVEIDHRISEKSFGIFAGRNLNLLRLALGYEGFEEMLHSHNEAPPAGEKIAQVYGRAASFYEERIVPHLERGETVLVVCHQYVLEPLALYLSDLPPTAYEHLKLPNGKALSGEELVKFRDKESGGAASVRKQINDLSIMWAILLYAAAFLLGCLVRAISASSVGIPSELFRAIIVACLAASTFYTYLDIDFAASKRKVTPTVKYIVYAWMLVRWVVGLLLIFSGILYQNPGDLYKVMWVLFWMVPPALTSPVLSVLWGGNLYPSAILSRTLSIIAPAALIVTFGLAKQLPINSSSLIFFGVILIVGLAIPGALAQVWRDKSPVESNHHSKNWKFIGVLAVALMALATGFQFTPSTFFSDLFFSTDANRSLACLQQLAVATLVFILIRVFAVLTSVFTKDKLIKAEARDAYILLVNPNFFLWAALFLGVSATANPEAVRYAIFWAALGFFCIPLVEQILFMNSFGNELLRETLRSSRMATEDVRKLFQQLDTDGSNALDKHEIMELLGRIEDMTTGERSSEDVRRYVTDYLFATLDSDKNGTVDLQELEEYVSTYGLVANLNVVSAAASPVER
- a CDS encoding pentapeptide repeat-containing protein, producing MSLNVEVLEQSFEKVKPRADEFAASFYDNLFQAHPEMKPLFTKTDMKNQKKKLLSSLVLVVENLRNPEALEPVLKALGARHVGYGAIPKYYGLVVEALLVTLEQYLQQYWTPEVKKAWLDALRAITALMLKGAGEESSPKPVQAEKTTETLVKSATLKTKIQKEYQLFQSTAEPEKKSLISIQLDGEVLKEIINDFIVNYQQFQTKISEQPLSEVLKQIPKKLIDTFWIAPTWLVCIVSVVIFTVVVVTVDDNSPLAKALGAADSISLVVALVLFIKEAPDRRKQFHYQAWSTIDAAHDVKVSYARILALQDLNKDGVSLRGLDAPGAELVDINLSHANLSKANLMESDFTNANLSYANLDNANLSQIKLSGANLSYAKLGFSRLNQANLSSANLSGANLICADLSHTNLSGADLRDTSLSGANLEGAYLTGANLKNAKVSDSELSNAFLEGAIMPNGSRYKSSLSDR
- a CDS encoding winged helix-turn-helix transcriptional regulator is translated as MKAEAENHRRLTCEVETTLKVIGGRWKVLIIRELMTGVKRFGELQRALPGVTQKMLTQQLREMEEDGIVHREVYAQIPPKVEYSLTPLGETLQPILYAMHEWAIQHSAQTNHHQY
- a CDS encoding ferritin-like domain-containing protein, which translates into the protein MNFLTHILHLAGSGVFAYYSAAQIRDLKTRPNILAGFQLAESGSVPFLTALSDRAAAEGDTWLAEKLAKHASDETRHGKIFAHALQQLDKQVIDFKRQPQTPSTNKSQQRSPFFAAFFEGYPQEQLKPAVIDWDVFMASTYILELDASKDFARMAKVLPDNEPTARNLKLGMLNIAQDETGHAAYLYEAMMRRMSATEVQKLVDMWRTRKVNALLAMVGGILQRNGETRSLVQDSAPSEIDSELVAT
- a CDS encoding salt stress protein, Slr1339 family, which gives rise to MDSIDKLLAQLQTEYKEVQPEQQQSKSATAKSFIPPAPKSASFIDNLLAEVQADFAQQDAAIELKRQQELEQERVRQEQLKAKQLEALKVQAKEWLAKVDPLSSEGLWFERFAESYSSKLEAAIEYLRNNE